From the Perca flavescens isolate YP-PL-M2 chromosome 21, PFLA_1.0, whole genome shotgun sequence genome, one window contains:
- the LOC114548280 gene encoding ankyrin repeat domain-containing protein 61 isoform X2: protein MLEESKEHGGRSGNYYYIMDENLGHIEDMSKKYGSNFLIEIQGAPGDVFWKGLATLPLHLAASYRRVKSMQSMQSLLSTGADPELRDQLGQTTLHLVIAGWPRILTNWPKPGSKFQTTVIGVCRQAEACLRLLCEHGVNVNAEVESLSYRTSKFIFFLLI, encoded by the exons ATGTTGGAGGAGAGCAAAGAACATGGGGGTAGGAGCGGtaactattattatattatggaTGAAAACTTGGGACATATAGAGgacatgtcaaaaaagtatGGGAGCAACTTTCTCATTGAGATACAGGGTGCACCTGGAGACGTTTTCTGGAAG GGTCTTGCTACACTTCCTCTTCATCTGGCTGCCTCTTACAGAAGAGTAAAGAGCATGCAGAGCATGCAGAGCCTGCTGTCAACAGGGGCAGACCCTGAACTCAG GGACCAGCTCGGTCAAACCACTCTGCACTTGGTGATAGCCGGTTGGCCGAGAATCCTGACTAATTGGCCAAAACCAGGCTCCAAGTTCCAGACCACTGTAATCGGCGTGTGTAGGCAGGCAGAGGCCTGTCTACGGCTCCTCTGTGAGCACGGTGTTAACGTCaatgcagaggtggaaagtTTATCATATAGAACatcaaagtttattttttttttactaatttaA
- the pms2 gene encoding mismatch repair endonuclease PMS2: MSDACSEPAGAIKAIDKHSVHQICSGQVVLTLATAVKELVENSIDAGATNVDIRLKECGAELVEVSDNGKGVEEANFEGLTLKHHTSKLKDFSDLLHVETFGFRGEALSSLCALSGLSVVTCHESSQVGTKLVFDHKGHIVQKSPHPRQQGTTVSLQQLFYTLPVRHKEFQRNIKKEYAKMIHVLQSYCIISTGVRITCSNQNGQGKRSTVLSTSGSQNMRDNIGAIFGPKQLQSLLPFQQVSPTENVIEEYGLKDAELPKQLFSMTGFVSRGDHGVGRSSTDRQFFFINNRPCDPLKVTKLVNEVYHMYNRHQYPFVALNIAVASECVDVNVTPDKRQIFLQEEKLLLAILKTSLINMYEAGVNKISLNNTPIPGTNTMSVSEICQVVPSNANMPEPGEDMEPLTRSAKLSLNLAGLKAAFSSHHSSNSGNKSSVAKAGPTQKTLQSFFKDTVKPPTCKPSVTSPLKPTRDLAKCSPVGKSELDEFSYGSMSCSDADSEKDSAVSSCNVTMATPDIQCSGLEFSSPESATDGVKYEAFEETSDSSQTVPEHPELRTEPRTSNEDCTVGPDAKRARTENPHFPAEHKSNTFSNSSSTVDAPVCLQKKTVPLQFSLQELAGKVKRLQELQKQRAGEDLRYRRFRAKINPGENQSAEEELKKEISKDMFKEMEIIGQFNLGFIITKLNSDIFMIDQHATDEKYNFEMLQQHTVLQGQKLIAPQKLHLTAVSENVLMENIEIFRKNGFEFLVDEDAQVMERVKLVSLPTSKNWTFGPADIEELIFMLSDSPGVMCRPSRVRQMFASRACRKSVMIGTALSVSEMKKLLVHMGEIEHPWNCPHGRPTMRHLANLDIISQD, from the exons ATGTCTGATGCTTG TTCTGAACCTGCAGGAGCCATCAAGGCCATTGACAAGCACTCAGTGCATCAAATCTGCTCAGGACAGGTGGTGCTGACTTTGGCCACTGCTGTCAAAGAGCTGGTGGAAAACAGCATTGATGCAGGGGCCACCAACGTTG ATATCAGGCTAAAGGAGTGTGGAGCTGAACTAGTGGAAGTGTCAGACAATGGCAAAGGAGTAGAAGAGGCCAACTTTGAAGGACTGA CATTGAAGCATCACACGTCAAAGCTAAAGGATTTCTCTGATCTCCTCCATGTGGAAACATTTGGCTTCAGAGGTGAAGCCCTCAGCTCTTTATGTGCTCTGAG TGGCTTAAGTGTGGTGACATGCCATGAGTCCAGCCAGGTGGGGACCAAGCTGGTGTTTGACCACAAGGGCCACATAGTGCAGAAGTCTCCTCATCCCCGGCAGCAAGGCACCACAGTCAGCCTGCAGCAGCTCTTCTACACCCTGCCTGTTCGACACAAGGAGTTCCAACGCAATATTAAGAAG GAGTATGCCAAAATGATACATGTCCTGCAGTCCTACTGTATCATCTCTACAGGAGTGCGTATTACCTGCTCCAACCAAAATGGGCAGGGAAAGCGCAGCACAGTCCTCAGCACCAGTGGCAGCCAGAATATGAGAGATAACATCGGGGCCATATTTGGACCAAAACAG CTACAGAGTCTTCTGCCGTTTCAGCAAGTGTCTCCTACAGAAAATGTTATTGAAGAATATGGACTCAAAGATGCAGAGCTACCCAAACAGCTTTTTTC CATGACAGGGTTTGTGTCACGAGGAGACCATGGTGTTGGGAGAAGTTCCACAGACAGGCAGTTCTTTTTCATTAACAACCGGCCGTGTGATCCCCTTAAG GTGACCAAACTTGTAAATGAAGTGTATCATATGTACAACAGACACCAATATCCATTTGTTGCCTTGAACATAGCTGTGGCCTCTG agtgTGTGGACGTCAACGTGACCCCAGACAAACGACAGATTTTCCTTCAGGAGGAGAAACTCTTGCTGGCTATTCTCAAGACCTCTCTCATCAACATGTATGAGGCCGGAGTCAATAAGATCAGCCTGAACAATACACCCATACCCGGCACCA ATACAATGTCTGTGTCTGAAATCTGTCAGGTTGTTCCGTCCAATGCAAACATGCCAGAACCTGGAGAGGACATGGAGCCACTGACTCGGAGCGCAAAGTTGTCCCTAAACCTGGCCGGCCTAAAAGCTGCTTTTTCAAGTCATCACAGCTCCAATTCTGGAAACAAGTCAAGTGTGGCAAAAGCTGGCCCAACACAGAAAACGCTGCAGTCTTTTTTTAAGGACACTGTCAAACCTCCTACCTGCAAACCAAGCGTAACATCTCCTTTGAAACCCACAAGAGATCTAGCTAAATGCTCCCCGGTGGGAAAGTCGGAGCTAGATGAGTTCAGTTACGGGAGTATGTCATGCAGTGACGCAGACTCTGAAAAAGACAGTGCCGTGTCGAGCTGTAACGTCACCATGGCAACACCAGATATTCAGTGTTCTGGCCTGGAGTTCAGTTCTCCTGAATCAGCCACCGACGGTGTAAAATACGAAGCATTTGAAGAAACGTCAGACAGTAGTCAAACTGTTCCTGAACACCCAGAGTTACGGACTGAGCCGCGCACTTCCAATGAGGACTGCACTGTGGGCCCAGATGCCAAGAGGGCCAGGACAGAAAATCCACATTTCCCAGCGGAACACAAATCCAACACTTTTTCCAATTCCTCCTCAACGGTGGATGCGCCAGTCTGCCTACAGAAGAAGACTGTGCCCCTCCAGTTCTCTTTACAAGAGCTGGCGGGGAAGGTGAAGAGGTTACAGGAACTACAGAAGCAGAGGGCAGGCGAGGATCTGCGCTATCGACGCTTCAGGGCCAAGATCAACCCCGGAGAAAACCAAAGCGCAGAGGAAGAGCTCAAGAAAGAGATCAG taaagacatgttcaaagAGATGGAGATCATCGGTCAGTTTAACCTGGGCTTCATCATCACCAAACTCAACTCGGACATCTTCATGATTGACCAGCATGCCACAGATGAGAAATACAACTTTGAGATGCTGCAGCAGCACACTGTGCTCCAAGGACAGAAACTCATAGC TCCTCAGAAGCTTCACCTCACTGCTGTCAGTGAAAATGTACTCATGGAGAACATTGAGATTTTCCGAAAGAATGGCTTTGAATTTCTTGTCGATGAGGACG CTCAGGTGATGGAGAGGGTTAAGCTGGTATCTCTGCCCACCAGTAAAAACTGGACATTTGGCCCAGCCGACATTGAAGAGCTAATCTTCATGTTGAGCGACAGCCCGGGGGTCATGTGTCGACCGTCCCGCGTCAGGCAGATGTTTGCCTCTCGAGCTTGTCGAAAATCA GTGATGATTGGCACTGCTCTGAGTGTCAGTGAGATGAAAAAGCTCCTGGTTCACATGGGGGAGATCGAGCATCCATGGAACTGTCCTCACGGCAGGCCCACCATGAGACACCTCGCCAATCTGGACATCATCTCACAAGACTAA
- the eif2ak1 gene encoding eukaryotic translation initiation factor 2-alpha kinase 1 isoform X2, which translates to MDLGDRNIVEMIAKVIEEASDTDNNHEVFMAGKHYPSIQEFASAIPNHLLLGSLLEHLCFVYESNPARSRMLFKVIGQRLAAMNLLSPLAISDEFSTVRLQHNRAFTELLHAASSSLYPQGQQGLGSNTHNPAIRPKEGLFQAQTSRYVSEFEEIVRLGKGSYGNVFKVMNKLDGQFYAVKKILIKKVSKDDCMKVLREVKVLSSLLHVNVVGYHTAWMEHVQPVAYPEPLLPALESPEQQDSSNESPDNSGSSSSIVFQSLSQASTDSASNAKVPPREAEHVTALVPTQEKGKVVCPKTMRRIPENYVPCVFLGQGGPPKSSKCPAMGRNSSALLEEESSRSSMELNNNSCINKCTKPFKEVQFHLMLYIQMQLCERSLKDWISERNTKPKEDQTSKCPYRCVDTEHTYSVLRKILEGVEYIHSRGIMHRDLKPRNIFLHGHDYHVRIGDFGLACRDIIMDGHTSTTSPSSDSSHTTGVGTFVYAAPEQLKGSHYDSKSDMYSIGVLALELFQPFGTEMERVRTLGDLREGKIPDSFCQRWPVLTKSIMKLTNKDPSVRPTASELLQSELFCSKDIVIHGLQRRVEEQEEEIMQLRRQISRLQSSEVPVNFSESDKT; encoded by the exons ATGGACCTaggagacagaaacattgttGAAATGATAGCAAAAGTTATTGAAGAAG CTTCTGACACAGATAATAATCATGAGGTGTTTATGGCTGGTAAACATTACCCGTCCATCCAAGAGTTTGCCTCAGCAATCCCCAACCACCTTCTCCTGGGGTCTCTACTGGAGCACCTGTGCTTCGTCTACGAGAGCAACCCAGCGCGCTCACGTATGCTGTTTAAAG TCATTGGCCAGCGTTTAGCTGCCATGAACCTCCTCTCCCCTTTGGCCATAAGTGATGAGTTCAGCACCGTCAGACTGCAGCACAACCGGGCCTTCACTGAGCTGCTTCATGCTGCCAGCTCCTCGCTGTACCCACAG GGCCAACAAGGTCTCGGCTCAAACACGCACAATCCTGCTATAAG ACCTAAGGAGGGGCTGTTTCAAGCACAGACGTCCCGGTATGTTAGTGAATTTGAAGAAATAGTCCGACTTGGAAAAGGATCATATGGAAATGtttttaag GTTATGAACAAACTGGATGGACAGTTTTATGCGGTGAAGAAAATTCTCATCAAAAAAGTCTCAAAAGATGACTGCATGAAG GTCCTCAGGGAAGTCAAAGTGTTGTCCAGCCTGCTACATGTAAATGTTGTTGGCTATCACACTGCGTGGATGGAACATGTTCAGCCTGTGGCAT ATCCTGAGCCTCTCCTGCCTGCACTGGAGTCACCGGAACAACAAGACAG TTCTAATGAGAGCCCTGACAACAGCGGCTCCAGCTCTTCGATAGTTTTCCAAAGCCTCAGTCAAGCATCGACAGATTCTGCTTCAAATGCCAAAGTGCCCCCAAGAGAGGCGGAGCACGTCACAGCTTTAGTTCCAACCCAGGAGAAGGGCAAGGTGGTGTGTCCCAAGACGATGCGCCGGATTCCCGAGAACTATGTCCCCTGTGTGTTCCTGGGACAAGGAGGTCCTCCGAAAAGCTCCAAATGCCCTGCCATGGGGCGGAACAGTTCAGCACTGTTAGAGGAGGAATCCAGCAGGAGTAGCATGGAACTGAACAACAACTCCTGCATCAACAAATGCACAAAGCCTTTTAAAGAG GTACAGTTCCACCTGATGCTCTACATCCAGATGCAGCTGTGTGAGCGCTCACTGAAGGACTGGATCTCTGAGAGGAACACCAAGCCCAAAGAAGATCAAACctcaaaat GTCCTTACAGATGTGTTGATACCGAACATACATACAGCGTGCTGAGAAAGATACTTGAAGGAGTGGAGTACATTCACTCCAGGGGAATCATGCACAGAGACCTGAAG CCAAGGAACATTTTCCTCCATGGTCATGACTACCATGTTCGGATTGGGGACTTTGGTCTGGCCTGCAGGGATATAATAATGGATGGCCATACAAGCACCACCTCTCCCAGCAGTG ATTCCTCACATACTACAGGTGTTGGCACATTTGTGTATGCTGCTCCAGAACAACTGAAGGGCTCCCATTATGATTCAAAG TCAGATATGTACAGCATCGGAGTGCTGGCTCTCGAGCTATTCCAGCCTTTTGGGACAGAGATGGAGCGGGTCCGGACCCTTGGGGACCTGAGAGAGGGGAAAATCCCAGACTCGTTCTGCCAGAGATGGCCAGTCCTGACTAAGTCCATCATGAAGCTGACAAATAAGGACCCCAGTGTTCGGCCCACGGCCAGCGAGCTTCTACAGAGTGAACTCTTTTGTAGTAAAGACATA GTGATCCATGGGTTGCAGAGAAGGGTTGAAGAGCAGGAGGAAGAGATCATGCAACTGAGGAGACAGATCAGTCGGCTTCAGAGCTCCGAAGTCCCAGTTAATTTCTCTGAGTCGGACAAGACCTGA
- the eif2ak1 gene encoding eukaryotic translation initiation factor 2-alpha kinase 1 isoform X1, translated as MYSSTSNNGFLKSEECYGSSSNFLAVRNLKPIKRHEIESNVSLLSLASEEDDEVHFDTSDTDNNHEVFMAGKHYPSIQEFASAIPNHLLLGSLLEHLCFVYESNPARSRMLFKVIGQRLAAMNLLSPLAISDEFSTVRLQHNRAFTELLHAASSSLYPQGQQGLGSNTHNPAIRPKEGLFQAQTSRYVSEFEEIVRLGKGSYGNVFKVMNKLDGQFYAVKKILIKKVSKDDCMKVLREVKVLSSLLHVNVVGYHTAWMEHVQPVAYPEPLLPALESPEQQDSSNESPDNSGSSSSIVFQSLSQASTDSASNAKVPPREAEHVTALVPTQEKGKVVCPKTMRRIPENYVPCVFLGQGGPPKSSKCPAMGRNSSALLEEESSRSSMELNNNSCINKCTKPFKEVQFHLMLYIQMQLCERSLKDWISERNTKPKEDQTSKCPYRCVDTEHTYSVLRKILEGVEYIHSRGIMHRDLKPRNIFLHGHDYHVRIGDFGLACRDIIMDGHTSTTSPSSDSSHTTGVGTFVYAAPEQLKGSHYDSKSDMYSIGVLALELFQPFGTEMERVRTLGDLREGKIPDSFCQRWPVLTKSIMKLTNKDPSVRPTASELLQSELFCSKDIVIHGLQRRVEEQEEEIMQLRRQISRLQSSEVPVNFSESDKT; from the exons ATGTACAGTTCAACATCCAACAACGGATTCCTGAAGTCAGAGGAATGTTATGGAAGCAGCAGTAACTTTTTGGCTGTCCGCAACCTTAAACCCATCAAGAGACATGAGATCGagagtaacgttagcctgttaAGTTTGGCAAGCGAAGAGGACGATGAAGTCCATTTTGACA CTTCTGACACAGATAATAATCATGAGGTGTTTATGGCTGGTAAACATTACCCGTCCATCCAAGAGTTTGCCTCAGCAATCCCCAACCACCTTCTCCTGGGGTCTCTACTGGAGCACCTGTGCTTCGTCTACGAGAGCAACCCAGCGCGCTCACGTATGCTGTTTAAAG TCATTGGCCAGCGTTTAGCTGCCATGAACCTCCTCTCCCCTTTGGCCATAAGTGATGAGTTCAGCACCGTCAGACTGCAGCACAACCGGGCCTTCACTGAGCTGCTTCATGCTGCCAGCTCCTCGCTGTACCCACAG GGCCAACAAGGTCTCGGCTCAAACACGCACAATCCTGCTATAAG ACCTAAGGAGGGGCTGTTTCAAGCACAGACGTCCCGGTATGTTAGTGAATTTGAAGAAATAGTCCGACTTGGAAAAGGATCATATGGAAATGtttttaag GTTATGAACAAACTGGATGGACAGTTTTATGCGGTGAAGAAAATTCTCATCAAAAAAGTCTCAAAAGATGACTGCATGAAG GTCCTCAGGGAAGTCAAAGTGTTGTCCAGCCTGCTACATGTAAATGTTGTTGGCTATCACACTGCGTGGATGGAACATGTTCAGCCTGTGGCAT ATCCTGAGCCTCTCCTGCCTGCACTGGAGTCACCGGAACAACAAGACAG TTCTAATGAGAGCCCTGACAACAGCGGCTCCAGCTCTTCGATAGTTTTCCAAAGCCTCAGTCAAGCATCGACAGATTCTGCTTCAAATGCCAAAGTGCCCCCAAGAGAGGCGGAGCACGTCACAGCTTTAGTTCCAACCCAGGAGAAGGGCAAGGTGGTGTGTCCCAAGACGATGCGCCGGATTCCCGAGAACTATGTCCCCTGTGTGTTCCTGGGACAAGGAGGTCCTCCGAAAAGCTCCAAATGCCCTGCCATGGGGCGGAACAGTTCAGCACTGTTAGAGGAGGAATCCAGCAGGAGTAGCATGGAACTGAACAACAACTCCTGCATCAACAAATGCACAAAGCCTTTTAAAGAG GTACAGTTCCACCTGATGCTCTACATCCAGATGCAGCTGTGTGAGCGCTCACTGAAGGACTGGATCTCTGAGAGGAACACCAAGCCCAAAGAAGATCAAACctcaaaat GTCCTTACAGATGTGTTGATACCGAACATACATACAGCGTGCTGAGAAAGATACTTGAAGGAGTGGAGTACATTCACTCCAGGGGAATCATGCACAGAGACCTGAAG CCAAGGAACATTTTCCTCCATGGTCATGACTACCATGTTCGGATTGGGGACTTTGGTCTGGCCTGCAGGGATATAATAATGGATGGCCATACAAGCACCACCTCTCCCAGCAGTG ATTCCTCACATACTACAGGTGTTGGCACATTTGTGTATGCTGCTCCAGAACAACTGAAGGGCTCCCATTATGATTCAAAG TCAGATATGTACAGCATCGGAGTGCTGGCTCTCGAGCTATTCCAGCCTTTTGGGACAGAGATGGAGCGGGTCCGGACCCTTGGGGACCTGAGAGAGGGGAAAATCCCAGACTCGTTCTGCCAGAGATGGCCAGTCCTGACTAAGTCCATCATGAAGCTGACAAATAAGGACCCCAGTGTTCGGCCCACGGCCAGCGAGCTTCTACAGAGTGAACTCTTTTGTAGTAAAGACATA GTGATCCATGGGTTGCAGAGAAGGGTTGAAGAGCAGGAGGAAGAGATCATGCAACTGAGGAGACAGATCAGTCGGCTTCAGAGCTCCGAAGTCCCAGTTAATTTCTCTGAGTCGGACAAGACCTGA
- the LOC114548280 gene encoding ankyrin repeat domain-containing protein 61 isoform X1, with protein MLEESKEHGGRSGNYYYIMDENLGHIEDMSKKYGSNFLIEIQGAPGDVFWKFVLSRLVSPQGLATLPLHLAASYRRVKSMQSMQSLLSTGADPELRDQLGQTTLHLVIAGWPRILTNWPKPGSKFQTTVIGVCRQAEACLRLLCEHGVNVNAEVESLSYRTSKFIFFLLI; from the exons ATGTTGGAGGAGAGCAAAGAACATGGGGGTAGGAGCGGtaactattattatattatggaTGAAAACTTGGGACATATAGAGgacatgtcaaaaaagtatGGGAGCAACTTTCTCATTGAGATACAGGGTGCACCTGGAGACGTTTTCTGGAAG TTTGTCTTGTCTCGTCTTGTCTCGCCTCAGGGTCTTGCTACACTTCCTCTTCATCTGGCTGCCTCTTACAGAAGAGTAAAGAGCATGCAGAGCATGCAGAGCCTGCTGTCAACAGGGGCAGACCCTGAACTCAG GGACCAGCTCGGTCAAACCACTCTGCACTTGGTGATAGCCGGTTGGCCGAGAATCCTGACTAATTGGCCAAAACCAGGCTCCAAGTTCCAGACCACTGTAATCGGCGTGTGTAGGCAGGCAGAGGCCTGTCTACGGCTCCTCTGTGAGCACGGTGTTAACGTCaatgcagaggtggaaagtTTATCATATAGAACatcaaagtttattttttttttactaatttaA
- the eif2ak1 gene encoding eukaryotic translation initiation factor 2-alpha kinase 1 isoform X3, whose product MRVKMCGKDKTAPLSHSASDTDNNHEVFMAGKHYPSIQEFASAIPNHLLLGSLLEHLCFVYESNPARSRMLFKVIGQRLAAMNLLSPLAISDEFSTVRLQHNRAFTELLHAASSSLYPQGQQGLGSNTHNPAIRPKEGLFQAQTSRYVSEFEEIVRLGKGSYGNVFKVMNKLDGQFYAVKKILIKKVSKDDCMKVLREVKVLSSLLHVNVVGYHTAWMEHVQPVAYPEPLLPALESPEQQDSSNESPDNSGSSSSIVFQSLSQASTDSASNAKVPPREAEHVTALVPTQEKGKVVCPKTMRRIPENYVPCVFLGQGGPPKSSKCPAMGRNSSALLEEESSRSSMELNNNSCINKCTKPFKEVQFHLMLYIQMQLCERSLKDWISERNTKPKEDQTSKCPYRCVDTEHTYSVLRKILEGVEYIHSRGIMHRDLKPRNIFLHGHDYHVRIGDFGLACRDIIMDGHTSTTSPSSDSSHTTGVGTFVYAAPEQLKGSHYDSKSDMYSIGVLALELFQPFGTEMERVRTLGDLREGKIPDSFCQRWPVLTKSIMKLTNKDPSVRPTASELLQSELFCSKDIVIHGLQRRVEEQEEEIMQLRRQISRLQSSEVPVNFSESDKT is encoded by the exons ATGAGAGTAAAGATGTGTGGGAAAGATAAAACAGCCCCTCTCTCCCATTCAG CTTCTGACACAGATAATAATCATGAGGTGTTTATGGCTGGTAAACATTACCCGTCCATCCAAGAGTTTGCCTCAGCAATCCCCAACCACCTTCTCCTGGGGTCTCTACTGGAGCACCTGTGCTTCGTCTACGAGAGCAACCCAGCGCGCTCACGTATGCTGTTTAAAG TCATTGGCCAGCGTTTAGCTGCCATGAACCTCCTCTCCCCTTTGGCCATAAGTGATGAGTTCAGCACCGTCAGACTGCAGCACAACCGGGCCTTCACTGAGCTGCTTCATGCTGCCAGCTCCTCGCTGTACCCACAG GGCCAACAAGGTCTCGGCTCAAACACGCACAATCCTGCTATAAG ACCTAAGGAGGGGCTGTTTCAAGCACAGACGTCCCGGTATGTTAGTGAATTTGAAGAAATAGTCCGACTTGGAAAAGGATCATATGGAAATGtttttaag GTTATGAACAAACTGGATGGACAGTTTTATGCGGTGAAGAAAATTCTCATCAAAAAAGTCTCAAAAGATGACTGCATGAAG GTCCTCAGGGAAGTCAAAGTGTTGTCCAGCCTGCTACATGTAAATGTTGTTGGCTATCACACTGCGTGGATGGAACATGTTCAGCCTGTGGCAT ATCCTGAGCCTCTCCTGCCTGCACTGGAGTCACCGGAACAACAAGACAG TTCTAATGAGAGCCCTGACAACAGCGGCTCCAGCTCTTCGATAGTTTTCCAAAGCCTCAGTCAAGCATCGACAGATTCTGCTTCAAATGCCAAAGTGCCCCCAAGAGAGGCGGAGCACGTCACAGCTTTAGTTCCAACCCAGGAGAAGGGCAAGGTGGTGTGTCCCAAGACGATGCGCCGGATTCCCGAGAACTATGTCCCCTGTGTGTTCCTGGGACAAGGAGGTCCTCCGAAAAGCTCCAAATGCCCTGCCATGGGGCGGAACAGTTCAGCACTGTTAGAGGAGGAATCCAGCAGGAGTAGCATGGAACTGAACAACAACTCCTGCATCAACAAATGCACAAAGCCTTTTAAAGAG GTACAGTTCCACCTGATGCTCTACATCCAGATGCAGCTGTGTGAGCGCTCACTGAAGGACTGGATCTCTGAGAGGAACACCAAGCCCAAAGAAGATCAAACctcaaaat GTCCTTACAGATGTGTTGATACCGAACATACATACAGCGTGCTGAGAAAGATACTTGAAGGAGTGGAGTACATTCACTCCAGGGGAATCATGCACAGAGACCTGAAG CCAAGGAACATTTTCCTCCATGGTCATGACTACCATGTTCGGATTGGGGACTTTGGTCTGGCCTGCAGGGATATAATAATGGATGGCCATACAAGCACCACCTCTCCCAGCAGTG ATTCCTCACATACTACAGGTGTTGGCACATTTGTGTATGCTGCTCCAGAACAACTGAAGGGCTCCCATTATGATTCAAAG TCAGATATGTACAGCATCGGAGTGCTGGCTCTCGAGCTATTCCAGCCTTTTGGGACAGAGATGGAGCGGGTCCGGACCCTTGGGGACCTGAGAGAGGGGAAAATCCCAGACTCGTTCTGCCAGAGATGGCCAGTCCTGACTAAGTCCATCATGAAGCTGACAAATAAGGACCCCAGTGTTCGGCCCACGGCCAGCGAGCTTCTACAGAGTGAACTCTTTTGTAGTAAAGACATA GTGATCCATGGGTTGCAGAGAAGGGTTGAAGAGCAGGAGGAAGAGATCATGCAACTGAGGAGACAGATCAGTCGGCTTCAGAGCTCCGAAGTCCCAGTTAATTTCTCTGAGTCGGACAAGACCTGA